In one window of Episyrphus balteatus chromosome 3, idEpiBalt1.1, whole genome shotgun sequence DNA:
- the LOC129914970 gene encoding aprataxin and PNK-like factor: protein MTPIEDSQSSEELLATEDNTSTAPLPSNSGGVRTNIRVRNVSELNNNNEAEATPSNASAPTKRRCLPSWMLSAQGNSENKKKKPESTIETPESTSSSSTSKSNLEKESCESSNQNINETNESSTVDSSGARENDSNPNEQMEIESSSIHNDDEPNNNENVEAQIDEEASVASTSKSAKTEANSDADVASTSSSTNAQAGANEDKKKDDSEVDGDAGIASSSNQCSSPSKVTIKTEPKDDDNEAVGQVTATSPKDIKPAVKVEKEEATSSTTRVSCKFGIRCYRRNQMHRVEEAHPGDSDYRRPDFPTPPDGTPPCPYGDLCYRRNPVHFQQYTHPASTDFKQNWKLHQMRLRDRKKNQQPKVDPDSDEDDEEVFIDSSEEFDIGDEIDDDDEEESEDFY, encoded by the exons atgaCTCCAATTGAAGATTCTCAATCATCTGAAGAACTATTGGCCACAGAGGACAACACTAGCACAGCACCATTGCCCAGCAATAGCGGCGGCGTTCGCACGAATATTCGTGTTAGAAATGTTTCCGAACTAAACAACAACAATGAAGCCGAAGCAACTCCATCAAATGCTTCTGCTCCAACAAAAAGAAGATGCCTACCTTCATGGATGCTAAGTGCACAAGGtaattctgaaaataaaaagaaaaaaccagAGTCAACTATTGAAACACCAGAAAGTACGTCATCGTCATCAACTTCGAAATCCAATTTGGAAAAAGAGTCATGTGAGTCAtcaaatcaaaatataaatgaaacaaACGAAAGTTCCACAGTTGATAGTAGTGGAGCAAGAGAAAATGATTCCAATCCTAATGAACAAATGGAAATTGAATCATCATCAATTCACAATGATGATGAACCAAACAATAATGAAAATGTAGAAGCCCAAATTGACGAAGAGGCAAGTGTTGCTTCTACCTCAAAATCCGCTAAAACTGAGGCTAACAGCGACGCAGATGTTGCTTCCACCTCAAGTTCCACAAATGCCCAAGCAGGAGCAAACGAAGATAAGAAGAAAGATGATTCCGAAGTCGATGGCGACGCAGGAATCGCCTCCTCCTCAAATCAATGCTCTTCGCCTTCCAAAGTCACAATAAAAACAGAACCAAAAGATGATGACAATGAAGCCGTTGGACAAGTTACTGCCACATCACCAAAAGACATTAAACCAGCAGTTAAAGTTGAAAAAGAAGAAGCCACATCGAGTACAACGAGGGTATCTTGTAAATTTGGAATAAGATGTTATCG CCGAAATCAAATGCATAGAGTTGAAGAAGCACATCCAGGCGATTCAGACTATCGACGACCTGATTTTCCAACTCCTCCGGATGGCACACCTCCATGTCCTTATGGGGACTTGTGCTACCGTCGCAATCCAGTGCATTTCCAACAGTATACTCATCCAGCTTCAA ctgattttaaacaaaattggaaaCTCCATCAAATGCGTTTAAGAGATAGAAAAAAGAATCAACAGCCAAAAGTTGATCCCGATTCGGATGAGGATGATGAGGAAGTATTTATTGATTCATCAGAAGAATTTGATATTGGAGATGaaattgatgatgatgatgaggaggAGAGTGAGGACTTTTACTGA